The Salvelinus namaycush isolate Seneca chromosome 8, SaNama_1.0, whole genome shotgun sequence genome has a segment encoding these proteins:
- the LOC120052551 gene encoding angiopoietin-related protein 1-like, producing MQGVVGVRRGVSWSLCGLLCLSLWGLSQCRGSRQARETRDQTRDHPMLRAKRAPADDVKKCSYTFLIPEQKITGPVCASATGPEPDKERVTRIDIADVREVLSKQRREIETIQLVVDVDGNMVNEMKLLRKESRNMNSRVTQLYMQLLHEIIRKRDNSLELAQLETRVLNVTSEMLRLASRYKELEGRFALMAGLVNNQSVLIAALEEQCLRTLGHSELPVVPPLVQVVPESIPVNSRFTNEIQRDHTNRAFPRGSRMDSPTASPFALNPPPPQGTLTSDGPFKDCYQVRQAGHSTSGMYLLKSEGSDRLIQAWCEHGLDNGGWTVLQRRKDGSVNFFRNWENYKKGFGNIDSEYWLGLENIYNLGKQGDYRLLVELEDWVGKKVYAEYSSFHLEPESEGYRLRLGTYQGNAGDSLSSHNGKMFTTLDRDKDAFSGNCAHFHKGGWWYNACGQTNLNGVWYSGGVYRSKFQDGIFWAEYGGGFYSLKSVRMMIRPID from the exons ATGCAGGGTGTGGTCGGGGTGAGACGGGGGGTGTCGTGGAGCCTGTGTGgcctgctctgcctctctctctggggGCTGAGCCAGTGCAGAGGTTCCAGACAGGCCAGAGAGACCAGGGACCAGACCAGGGACCATCCCATGCTCAGGGCCAAACGAGCTCCTGCTGATGATGTCAAGAAGTGCTCCTACACCTTCCTCATTCCCGAGCAGAAGATCACAG GCCCCGTCTGTGCCAGCGCCACGGGCCCAGAGCCGGACAAGGAGCGCGTGACGCGTATTGACATAGCTGACGTGAGAGAGGTGCTGTCCAAGCAGAGACGGGAGATTGAGACCATACAGCTGGTGGTGGACGTGGACGGCAACATGGTGAACGAGATGAAGCTGCTGAGGAAAGAGAGCAGGAACATGAACTCCAGGGTGACCCAGCTTTACATGCAGCTGCTGCACGAGATCATCAGGAAAAGGGACAACTCTCTGGAGCTGGCCCAGCTGGAGACCCGGGTTCTCAACGTCACCTCAGAGATGCTGAGGCTGGCTTCACGCTACAAG GAGCTGGAGGGGCGTTTCGCATTGATGGCAGGGTTGGTGAACAACCAGTCGGTGCTGATCGCTGCGTTGGAGGAGCAGTGTCTGCGGACCCTGGGGCATAGTGAGCTACCTGTGGTCCCCCCGCTGGTCCAGGTGGTGCCAGAGAGTATCCCCGTCAACAGCCGCTTTACCAACGAGATACAGAGGGACCATACCAACCGAGCCTTCCCACGGGGGTCACGCATGGACTCCCCCACTGCCTCCCCATTTGCACTCAATCCGCCGCCACCGCAGGGCACGCTCACCTCAGACG GTCCGTTTAAGGATTGCTACCAGGTGCGCCAGGCGGGCCACAGCACCAGTGGGATGTACCTGCTTAAGTCTGAGGGCAGTGACCGGTTGATCCAGGCCTGGTGTGAACACGGCCTAGACAACGGAGGCTGGACTGTGCTACAGAGGAGGAAGGATGGATCGGTCAACTTCTTCAGGAACTGGGAGAATTACAAG AAAGGCTTTGGGAACATTGACAGTGAGTACTGGCTGGGTCTGGAGAACATCTATAACCTAGGGAAGCAGGGGGACTACAGGCTGCTGGTAGAGCTGGAGGACTGGGTGGGAAAGAAGGTGTATGCCGAGTACAGCAGCTTCCACCTGGAGCCTGAGAGTGAGGGGTACCGCCTGAGACTGGGCACCTACCAGGGAAATGCTGGAGACTCCCTCAGCAGCCACAATGGGAAAATGTTCACCACGCTGGACAGGGACAAGGACGCTTTCTCAG GTAACTGTGCTCACTTCCATAAGGGTGGCTGGTGGTACAACGCCTGTGGCCAGACCAACCTGAACGGAGTATGGTACAGCGGAGGGGTTTACCGCAGTAAGTTCCAGGATGGAATCTTCTGGGCCGAGTACGGAGGAGGGTTCTACTCCCTCAAGTCTGTCCGCATGATGATCCGACCTATCGATTGA